One region of Flavobacterium sp. GSB-24 genomic DNA includes:
- a CDS encoding tetratricopeptide repeat protein: MKNIFIYIVLLWSTFSFAQNEQLAQYYYDKGDFDKAKISYEELLKSSPSNTQYFLRVVDCYQQLQQFANAEKAIQERYNRYKQGVFLVELGYNFQLQKNDSKAKNYYEQAIEKIKVNPNDVYGVANSFEKKVLLEYALKAYQTAMQIQPNFNFNFQIGMLYGQLGKTDQMIDLLLTESFTNPQNTNLIQTQLSRFMNGETDNTAFKDAMRKALILKTQKDQDVFWNHYLSWFYVQQKEFGKAFIQEKAIYKREPESLMSIVNLSQFAMNEDDDETAVEILNFILQNTKDLDLLIQSNAYLMQIKIDNAQEKDYPAINQELQQLLATYEINPFSLSLQLIQAHFLAFNLKKPEEGKAVVKKALELNLNEYQKADAKMELADILLLEEKYNQALIYYSQIQLDLKNDVMAHEASLKAAKTSYYKGDFEWANKQFKELKAANTQLIANDALEYFLLINDNTAADSTQVALKQFAKGDFLIYQNKKQEAITQFQNILKTYKGQEIEAVTLLRLGKVYESQKDFALALSQYQQIIDNHSDGIYVDEALFFSAEIYNDELKDTEKAKPLYEKVIFNHQDSIYFVDARKKYRELRGDKNL; this comes from the coding sequence ATGAAAAACATCTTCATTTATATTGTTTTACTATGGTCTACTTTTTCATTCGCACAAAATGAACAATTAGCCCAATATTATTACGACAAAGGTGATTTCGATAAAGCCAAAATTAGTTACGAAGAGCTTTTAAAAAGTTCGCCTTCCAATACTCAGTATTTTTTAAGAGTGGTCGATTGTTACCAGCAATTACAGCAGTTTGCCAATGCCGAAAAAGCAATTCAAGAGCGTTACAATCGCTATAAACAAGGTGTTTTTTTAGTTGAATTAGGCTATAATTTTCAATTGCAGAAAAACGATTCGAAAGCCAAAAATTATTACGAACAGGCAATTGAAAAAATAAAAGTAAATCCAAATGATGTTTACGGAGTTGCCAATTCATTTGAGAAGAAAGTATTGTTAGAATATGCTTTAAAAGCCTATCAAACCGCAATGCAGATTCAGCCCAATTTCAATTTCAATTTTCAAATTGGAATGTTGTACGGACAGTTAGGAAAAACCGATCAAATGATCGATTTATTATTGACAGAATCTTTTACAAATCCGCAGAATACCAATTTGATCCAGACGCAATTGTCCCGATTTATGAATGGTGAAACGGATAATACGGCTTTTAAAGATGCCATGCGAAAAGCTTTAATCTTGAAAACCCAAAAAGATCAAGACGTTTTCTGGAACCATTACTTAAGCTGGTTTTATGTACAGCAGAAAGAATTCGGAAAAGCATTTATTCAAGAAAAAGCAATTTACAAACGTGAGCCAGAATCATTGATGAGTATTGTCAATTTGAGTCAGTTTGCGATGAATGAAGACGATGATGAAACGGCTGTAGAAATTCTGAATTTCATTCTTCAAAACACCAAAGATTTAGATTTATTGATTCAATCGAATGCTTATTTGATGCAGATTAAGATTGATAACGCTCAGGAAAAAGATTATCCAGCCATCAATCAGGAATTGCAGCAATTGTTGGCAACTTACGAAATCAATCCTTTTAGTTTATCTTTGCAGCTTATTCAGGCACATTTTCTAGCTTTTAATTTAAAAAAACCTGAAGAAGGAAAGGCAGTTGTCAAAAAGGCTTTAGAATTAAATTTAAACGAATATCAAAAAGCCGATGCCAAAATGGAGCTGGCAGATATTCTGCTTTTGGAAGAAAAATACAATCAGGCGCTTATCTATTATTCACAGATTCAATTGGATTTAAAGAATGATGTAATGGCGCACGAAGCCAGTTTAAAAGCAGCCAAAACAAGTTATTACAAAGGTGATTTTGAATGGGCAAATAAACAATTTAAAGAACTAAAGGCAGCCAATACGCAGTTAATTGCCAATGACGCTTTAGAATATTTTCTTTTAATTAATGATAATACCGCTGCAGATTCGACTCAAGTAGCATTGAAACAATTTGCAAAAGGAGATTTTCTAATTTATCAGAATAAAAAACAAGAAGCGATAACGCAGTTTCAGAATATCTTGAAAACTTATAAAGGGCAAGAGATAGAAGCCGTAACATTATTGCGTTTAGGAAAAGTTTACGAAAGCCAGAAAGATTTTGCTTTGGCTTTAAGCCAATACCAGCAGATTATTGACAATCACAGCGACGGAATTTACGTTGATGAAGCGCTATTTTTCTCAGCTGAAATTTATAACGACGAACTAAAAGATACAGAAAAGGCCAAGCCTTTATATGAAAAGGTAATTTTTAACCATCAAGACAGTATTTACTTTGTTGATGCGAGAAAAAAGTACCGCGAGTTAAGAGGGGATAAGAATTTATAA